Proteins encoded within one genomic window of Amycolatopsis nigrescens CSC17Ta-90:
- a CDS encoding Rossmann-like domain-containing protein, producing MKSVAELSDAVLAGGFGPSPAEVTVTSAFWLHHTTRLAGGEVTYRNHYVLLRVGAAFGACSFEAGDVTAEFCAEASGAPVSTLLRDAPGAVRIAALDAYLAHVRPHRDTAEAEAVVLPEGTPEVRAKARDEAIAGLLDIRPGTRVALIGVVNPLVAAIRARGAECLPCDLNLRRTQWGDRVATDMAEVLDAADAVVATGMTLGNGSFDALLAHCRDRRLPFVVYAQTGSAVARAFLGAGVTAVSAEPFPFSQFSADPTPLYRYRTPVAP from the coding sequence GTGAAAAGCGTGGCAGAGCTGTCCGACGCGGTGCTGGCCGGCGGATTCGGGCCGTCGCCGGCGGAGGTCACGGTGACCAGCGCGTTCTGGCTGCACCACACCACCAGGCTGGCCGGCGGGGAAGTGACCTACCGCAACCATTACGTGCTGCTGCGGGTGGGCGCGGCCTTCGGGGCCTGTTCTTTCGAGGCCGGTGACGTGACCGCGGAGTTCTGCGCCGAGGCGTCCGGGGCGCCAGTCTCCACGCTGCTTCGTGACGCGCCCGGCGCGGTGCGGATCGCCGCGCTGGACGCGTATCTCGCGCATGTGCGGCCGCATCGGGACACCGCCGAAGCGGAGGCCGTGGTGCTTCCGGAAGGTACACCTGAGGTGCGGGCGAAGGCGCGGGACGAGGCGATCGCCGGGCTGCTGGACATCCGGCCCGGCACCAGGGTGGCGCTGATCGGGGTGGTCAACCCGCTGGTCGCGGCCATCCGGGCGCGCGGCGCCGAATGCCTGCCCTGCGACCTCAACCTGCGGCGGACCCAGTGGGGCGACCGGGTCGCCACGGACATGGCGGAGGTGCTCGACGCGGCGGACGCGGTGGTGGCCACCGGGATGACGCTCGGCAACGGGAGTTTCGACGCGCTGCTGGCGCACTGCCGCGACCGCAGGCTGCCGTTCGTGGTCTACGCGCAGACCGGCAGCGCGGTGGCGAGGGCCTTCCTCGGCGCCGGCGTCACCGCCGTTTCCGCCGAGCCCTTCCCGTTCTCCCAGTTCTCTGCCGACCCCACCCCGCTCTACCGCTACCGCACCCCGGTCGCCCCTTAA
- a CDS encoding MFS transporter: MSTEQVPGDLRMARALGAVLPASAVGLLPFTVFSTFLVQIADDAGSSVATIGGLRGLGGIAALAVGTALAPLVDRVPRAWAAAGGLAMLAVSTALGAIAEFASLALFCLLVGAATAVLNPALSAEAADRFGDGAAAGRAATLVSATQSLAAMLAAPVVALPAILWGWRGNLLAIAVVALLLAVVFARRGQHEPKPEVPAERLGYLASFRKVGSLPGVAPLLLIALLRTAAFMGYLAYLAAFYHDRFALEPGPFALVWTLSGASFFVGNLLSGRFTSTARFAAARTLVFALVVALGSVVTFYFTHNLVLALALTALLGAAHATVAACVLTLLVHRAGSQRGSVLSINAAGMSLGVFAGAAAGGAGLGLAGYPGTAVAFGALTLMALVAAFRVRG, translated from the coding sequence GTGAGTACGGAGCAGGTGCCGGGGGACCTCCGGATGGCCAGGGCGCTGGGCGCGGTGCTGCCGGCGTCGGCGGTCGGGTTGCTGCCGTTCACCGTGTTCAGCACCTTCCTGGTGCAAATCGCGGACGACGCGGGCAGCAGCGTGGCCACCATCGGCGGGCTGCGCGGCCTCGGCGGGATCGCCGCACTGGCGGTCGGCACCGCGCTCGCGCCGCTGGTGGACCGGGTGCCGCGGGCGTGGGCGGCGGCGGGCGGGCTCGCCATGCTGGCGGTTTCCACCGCGCTCGGCGCGATCGCCGAGTTCGCGTCGCTGGCGTTGTTCTGCCTGCTGGTCGGCGCCGCGACCGCGGTGCTCAACCCGGCGCTTTCGGCCGAGGCGGCGGACCGGTTCGGCGACGGTGCCGCCGCCGGCCGGGCCGCCACCCTGGTCAGCGCGACCCAGTCGCTGGCCGCGATGCTCGCCGCCCCGGTGGTGGCGCTGCCCGCGATCCTCTGGGGCTGGCGGGGCAACCTGCTCGCCATCGCGGTCGTCGCGCTGCTGCTCGCGGTGGTCTTCGCGCGCCGAGGCCAGCACGAGCCGAAGCCCGAGGTACCGGCCGAACGGCTCGGCTACCTGGCGTCCTTCCGGAAGGTGGGCTCGCTGCCTGGCGTCGCCCCGCTGCTGCTGATCGCGTTGCTCCGGACCGCCGCCTTCATGGGTTACCTGGCCTACCTCGCCGCGTTCTACCACGACCGGTTCGCCCTCGAACCCGGTCCGTTCGCGCTGGTCTGGACGTTGAGCGGGGCCTCCTTCTTCGTCGGGAACCTGCTTTCCGGCCGGTTCACCAGCACGGCCCGGTTCGCCGCGGCACGGACGCTGGTGTTCGCGCTGGTCGTCGCCCTCGGTTCGGTGGTGACCTTCTACTTCACCCACAACCTGGTGCTCGCGCTGGCGCTGACCGCGCTGCTCGGCGCCGCGCACGCGACGGTCGCCGCCTGCGTGCTGACCCTGCTCGTGCACCGCGCCGGGTCGCAGCGCGGTTCGGTGCTGAGCATCAACGCGGCCGGGATGAGCCTCGGCGTGTTCGCCGGGGCGGCGGCCGGCGGCGCCGGGCTCGGCCTGGCCGGCTACCCGGGAACAGCGGTGGCCTTCGGTGCGTTGACACTGATGGCACTGGTCGCCGCCTTCCGGGTGCGCGGCTAG
- a CDS encoding YidC/Oxa1 family membrane protein insertase, whose product MFGFLDLPVSAAYHLVTWLAHPLGVAIAIVAFTACVRLLLLPLAKAAVRGEKARAVLMPEIQKLRDKYGNNQQRLHQEVTKLQKESGTSMFVGCLPMFAQVPFFMVMYRLFSTTTIGDRPNALLDDTLFGTPLGAHWFPVAAGHTPVFIGLFVLLAVVGWCSARWQAKQSAGNPAVPGAALLRLMPYFTVVAAAFIPLAAGLYLLTTTTWTVAERAILRRERKPVETR is encoded by the coding sequence ATGTTCGGTTTTCTCGACCTGCCCGTTTCCGCCGCCTACCACCTGGTCACCTGGCTCGCCCACCCGCTCGGCGTGGCCATCGCGATCGTCGCCTTCACCGCCTGCGTCCGGCTGCTTCTGCTGCCACTGGCCAAAGCCGCGGTGCGCGGCGAAAAGGCCAGGGCCGTGCTGATGCCGGAGATCCAGAAGCTCCGCGACAAGTACGGCAACAACCAGCAACGCCTGCACCAGGAGGTCACCAAGCTGCAGAAGGAGTCCGGCACCTCGATGTTCGTCGGCTGCCTGCCGATGTTCGCGCAGGTTCCGTTCTTCATGGTGATGTACCGGCTGTTCTCCACCACCACGATCGGCGACCGGCCGAACGCGCTGCTGGACGACACCCTCTTCGGCACGCCGCTCGGCGCGCACTGGTTCCCGGTGGCTGCCGGGCACACCCCGGTCTTCATCGGGCTGTTCGTGCTGCTCGCGGTGGTGGGCTGGTGCTCGGCCCGCTGGCAGGCGAAGCAGTCCGCCGGCAATCCGGCGGTACCGGGCGCCGCCCTGCTCCGGCTGATGCCCTACTTCACCGTGGTCGCCGCCGCGTTCATCCCGCTGGCCGCCGGGCTCTACCTGCTCACCACGACCACCTGGACGGTGGCCGAACGCGCGATCCTGCGACGCGAGCGGAAACCGGTGGAAACTCGCTAG
- a CDS encoding DUF6412 domain-containing protein encodes MEPLSLFPSMLSLIAPAVHAAAAEFLGNPLGLLAVASVLAASLLVVLVVCHAHGGRQAILPLPVRRRTSALREQTRRTAFLRLRDPGAPGRSRPRAPGFGSLAA; translated from the coding sequence GTGGAACCGCTGTCGCTGTTCCCCAGCATGCTTTCCTTGATCGCGCCCGCCGTGCACGCGGCCGCCGCGGAGTTCCTCGGCAACCCGCTCGGCCTGCTCGCCGTCGCCTCCGTGCTGGCCGCGAGCCTGCTGGTGGTGCTCGTGGTCTGCCACGCACACGGTGGCAGGCAGGCGATTCTGCCGCTCCCGGTGCGCCGGCGCACCAGCGCCCTGCGCGAGCAGACGAGACGAACGGCTTTCCTGCGGTTACGCGATCCCGGTGCGCCGGGACGTAGCCGCCCCCGCGCGCCCGGCTTCGGCAGCCTGGCCGCGTAA
- the dusB gene encoding tRNA dihydrouridine synthase DusB has protein sequence MEGVTALIETKPALKIGPYAVDPPVVLAPMAGITNVAFRQLCAEYGAGIYVCEMITARAVVERHPGTMHMMTFGEHEKPRSMQLYGVDPKTMREAVKIIVGEGLADHVDSNFGCPVSKVTRKGGGAALPFKRRLFGEIVRASADAAAAAGVPFTVKFRVGIDDEHHTYLDAGRIAEAEGAAAVSLHARTAAQRYSGQADWTAIARLKEAVTSIPVLGNGDIFSAADALRMMAETGCDGVVVGRGCLGRPWLFGELEAAFAGRPVPHGPKLGEVGRVLRRHAELLVEHDGPDKAMRDLRKHMAWYLMGFPIGSELRRAFAMISSLDELDELIARLDPEAPFPADAEGPRGRQGSPGKVTLPHGWLDDPDDDCVPEAEDMHSGG, from the coding sequence ATGGAGGGCGTGACCGCCCTGATCGAGACCAAGCCCGCCCTGAAGATCGGCCCGTACGCGGTCGATCCGCCGGTGGTGCTGGCGCCGATGGCGGGCATCACCAACGTCGCGTTCCGGCAGCTCTGCGCGGAGTACGGCGCGGGGATCTACGTCTGCGAGATGATCACCGCCCGCGCGGTCGTCGAGCGGCACCCCGGCACAATGCACATGATGACCTTCGGCGAGCACGAAAAGCCCAGGTCCATGCAGCTCTACGGGGTCGACCCGAAGACCATGCGCGAGGCCGTCAAGATCATCGTCGGGGAGGGGCTCGCCGACCACGTCGACTCCAACTTCGGCTGCCCGGTCAGCAAGGTCACCCGCAAGGGCGGCGGCGCGGCGCTGCCGTTCAAGCGGCGGCTGTTCGGCGAAATCGTGCGGGCCTCGGCGGATGCGGCCGCGGCGGCCGGGGTGCCGTTCACGGTCAAGTTCCGGGTCGGCATCGACGACGAGCACCACACCTACCTCGACGCCGGCCGGATCGCCGAGGCGGAAGGCGCGGCGGCGGTCAGCCTGCACGCCCGCACCGCCGCGCAGCGCTACTCGGGCCAGGCCGACTGGACCGCGATCGCGCGGCTGAAGGAAGCCGTCACCAGCATTCCGGTGCTCGGCAACGGCGACATCTTCTCCGCCGCCGACGCGCTGCGCATGATGGCCGAGACGGGCTGCGACGGGGTGGTCGTCGGCCGCGGCTGCCTCGGCAGGCCGTGGCTGTTCGGCGAGCTCGAAGCGGCCTTCGCCGGCAGGCCGGTGCCCCATGGCCCGAAACTCGGCGAGGTGGGCCGCGTGCTGCGCCGCCATGCCGAGCTGCTGGTCGAGCACGACGGGCCGGACAAGGCCATGCGTGACCTGCGCAAGCACATGGCCTGGTACCTGATGGGCTTCCCGATCGGCTCGGAGCTGCGCCGCGCCTTCGCGATGATCTCCTCGCTGGACGAGCTCGACGAGCTGATCGCCAGGCTGGACCCCGAAGCGCCCTTCCCGGCGGACGCCGAAGGCCCGCGCGGACGGCAGGGCTCGCCGGGCAAGGTCACCCTCCCGCACGGCTGGCTCGACGACCCGGACGACGACTGCGTCCCCGAAGCCGAGGACATGCACTCGGGCGGCTGA
- a CDS encoding isochorismatase family protein, with amino-acid sequence MSTLENRPNTALLVVDVQNGVVAEAHERDAVVANVGSLVDAARRERIPVVWVQHSDEGLAKGTDDWQIVPELTPDEAEPRVDKNYGDSFEATDLETVLSGLGVGRLVVAGAETDACIRSTLHGAFTRGYDATLVGDAHTTGDKSSRGAPPPDQVIAHTNLYWTYQAAPGRTAGTVKTKEVDFGGAA; translated from the coding sequence ATGAGCACACTCGAGAACCGGCCGAACACCGCACTTCTCGTCGTCGACGTGCAGAACGGCGTAGTCGCCGAGGCGCACGAGCGTGACGCGGTCGTCGCGAACGTCGGCAGCCTCGTCGACGCGGCGCGACGAGAGCGGATCCCCGTCGTCTGGGTCCAGCACTCCGACGAAGGACTCGCGAAGGGGACCGACGACTGGCAGATCGTCCCCGAGCTGACTCCGGACGAGGCCGAGCCGCGGGTGGACAAGAACTACGGCGACTCCTTCGAGGCCACCGACCTCGAGACCGTGCTGTCCGGCCTCGGCGTCGGCCGGCTCGTCGTCGCCGGTGCGGAGACCGACGCGTGCATCCGCTCCACCCTGCACGGCGCGTTCACCAGGGGGTATGACGCGACCCTGGTCGGTGACGCGCACACCACGGGAGACAAGTCGAGCCGGGGCGCGCCGCCGCCGGACCAGGTCATCGCGCACACCAACCTGTACTGGACCTACCAGGCCGCACCGGGGCGGACGGCCGGCACGGTCAAGACCAAGGAGGTGGACTTCGGCGGCGCGGCCTAG
- a CDS encoding DUF2339 domain-containing protein, whose translation MSTDPAVLLRLAEEIDDLGRRLERVGAELRNVQSAQVSGPAPAPQQWQPQPLPPVWQPAWQPPPMPPAAPPPARRSLGEALSKEGAGSRLLAWVGGAVTLLGVVLLLVLAIQRGWLGPLPRVLGGAGFGLAMIATGLWLHRNPAGRTGAFALAATGIAALYLDVVAATTLYEYLPSPVGLAAGLLITVGGLLLAMRWDSALLGMAVVLGCAVCAPLITKGFTPELVTFLLMVQVATAPVRLRREWQGLAAAAGIPPLVASVLSTVRIASPGEWPNTAAALAAGAVGIALALLVARRRPSDVAALGLIAGAASPALVVALFLPKSQAVLVSSGVAVALLGVCAGRWWPARARQLAGVAGLVALLQATVTQFDGTARSAVLLGEAILLVLVAKWADNRSALFGALAFGALGTLSALLGDFPPALLVLFRTRTSGELAGACLVAALILAVAVLLPWVASRLGALRAPSENLPPWLCAGFATLYGAAGVVLSAALLITPGRSGFLLGHVLITVSWTVAALVLLVRGIEMVALRVIGLVLVGAAVLKLVLFDLSALDGMARVAAFLCAGLVLLAAGTRYARLVASRSAPR comes from the coding sequence ATGTCGACCGATCCAGCTGTGCTCCTCCGGCTCGCCGAGGAGATCGACGACCTTGGGCGCCGTCTCGAGCGGGTCGGCGCCGAACTGCGGAACGTCCAGTCGGCGCAGGTCAGCGGGCCCGCCCCGGCGCCGCAGCAGTGGCAGCCGCAGCCACTCCCGCCGGTGTGGCAGCCGGCGTGGCAGCCGCCGCCCATGCCACCGGCGGCACCGCCGCCGGCTCGGCGTTCGCTCGGCGAGGCGCTGAGCAAGGAGGGCGCCGGCAGCAGGCTGCTCGCCTGGGTCGGCGGTGCGGTGACGTTGCTCGGCGTGGTGCTGCTGCTGGTGCTGGCGATCCAGCGCGGCTGGCTCGGCCCGCTGCCGCGGGTGCTCGGCGGTGCGGGTTTCGGGCTGGCGATGATCGCGACCGGGCTGTGGCTGCACCGCAACCCGGCCGGCCGGACGGGCGCGTTCGCGCTGGCCGCCACCGGGATCGCGGCGCTCTACCTGGACGTGGTCGCCGCGACCACGCTCTACGAGTACCTGCCGTCGCCGGTCGGGCTCGCCGCCGGCCTGCTGATCACCGTCGGCGGCCTGCTGCTGGCGATGCGCTGGGACTCGGCCCTGCTCGGCATGGCCGTGGTGCTGGGCTGCGCGGTCTGCGCGCCGCTGATCACCAAGGGCTTCACCCCGGAGCTGGTGACCTTCCTGCTGATGGTGCAGGTGGCCACCGCCCCGGTACGGTTGCGCCGGGAATGGCAGGGCCTCGCCGCCGCGGCCGGGATTCCGCCGCTGGTGGCTTCGGTGCTTAGCACGGTCCGCATCGCCTCGCCCGGCGAGTGGCCGAACACGGCCGCCGCACTGGCCGCCGGGGCGGTGGGAATCGCGCTCGCGCTGCTCGTGGCGCGTCGCCGCCCCAGCGATGTGGCCGCGCTGGGGCTGATCGCCGGAGCCGCGTCGCCGGCGCTGGTCGTGGCCTTGTTCCTGCCGAAGTCGCAGGCCGTGCTGGTCTCCTCGGGGGTGGCCGTGGCGCTGCTGGGGGTGTGCGCGGGACGGTGGTGGCCGGCACGGGCACGTCAGCTCGCCGGAGTGGCCGGCCTGGTGGCGCTGCTGCAGGCGACGGTCACCCAGTTCGACGGCACGGCCCGTTCGGCGGTCCTGCTCGGCGAGGCGATCCTGCTGGTACTGGTCGCCAAATGGGCGGACAACCGGAGTGCCTTGTTCGGCGCACTCGCCTTCGGGGCGCTCGGCACGCTTTCCGCGCTGCTCGGGGACTTCCCGCCGGCGTTGCTGGTGCTGTTCCGCACCAGGACTTCCGGCGAGCTGGCCGGTGCCTGCCTGGTCGCCGCGCTGATCCTGGCCGTCGCCGTATTGCTGCCGTGGGTGGCGTCCCGGCTCGGAGCGCTCCGAGCGCCTTCGGAGAACCTGCCGCCGTGGCTGTGCGCCGGGTTCGCCACGCTCTACGGCGCGGCCGGGGTGGTGCTGTCCGCGGCGCTGCTGATCACGCCGGGCCGGTCCGGGTTCCTGCTCGGCCACGTGCTGATCACGGTGTCCTGGACGGTGGCCGCGCTGGTACTGCTGGTCCGCGGCATCGAAATGGTGGCGCTGCGGGTGATCGGCCTGGTGCTGGTCGGCGCGGCGGTGCTCAAGCTGGTGCTGTTCGACCTGTCCGCATTGGACGGAATGGCCAGGGTCGCGGCCTTCCTCTGCGCCGGGCTGGTGCTGCTCGCGGCGGGCACCCGCTACGCGCGGCTCGTCGCGTCCCGATCCGCACCGCGCTGA
- a CDS encoding SMI1/KNR4 family protein: MSHHPDVAESWASIREWLGQHAPAVLAMLNPPADDADLDRAERATGVALPADLLAWWRLANGTDGRSNLLPPWYSPYPITQALESRRIWLEVWHDEETRVFPDLPGVREYIDGLLKTPAGTPCQDMWLPVWLPVAGSGGGQDLFVDLRPGPLHGCVMEFDRVGAAGAAPLWPNVRAMLAAVADAFEQGSTVVGRFPVALEADDGRINWH; encoded by the coding sequence ATGTCCCATCACCCCGATGTCGCCGAGTCATGGGCCAGCATCCGCGAGTGGCTCGGTCAGCACGCGCCGGCGGTACTGGCGATGCTCAACCCGCCGGCGGACGACGCCGACCTCGACCGCGCCGAGCGAGCTACCGGTGTCGCGCTGCCGGCGGACCTGCTGGCCTGGTGGCGGCTCGCCAACGGGACCGACGGCAGGTCCAACCTGCTGCCGCCGTGGTACTCGCCCTACCCCATCACGCAGGCGCTGGAGAGCCGCCGGATCTGGCTCGAGGTCTGGCATGACGAGGAGACCAGGGTGTTCCCGGACCTGCCAGGGGTTCGCGAGTACATCGACGGCCTGCTGAAAACCCCGGCCGGCACGCCATGCCAGGACATGTGGCTGCCGGTCTGGCTGCCCGTCGCGGGCAGCGGCGGCGGGCAGGATCTCTTCGTCGACCTGCGGCCGGGCCCGCTGCACGGCTGTGTCATGGAGTTCGACCGGGTCGGTGCCGCCGGTGCCGCGCCGTTGTGGCCGAACGTCCGCGCGATGCTCGCCGCGGTGGCCGACGCGTTCGAGCAGGGCAGCACGGTGGTCGGCCGGTTCCCGGTCGCGCTCGAAGCCGACGACGGCCGGATCAACTGGCACTAA
- a CDS encoding NUDIX hydrolase, whose product MIDKVAWILLVDGRVLGTRSHGKDVYYLPGGKREPGESDLETLVREIDEELAVRIDPDTASPAGVFEAQAHGHADGVLVRMTCYRAGYHGTLTASNEIAELAWLSYADRARVSPVDKIIFDRLHEAAELR is encoded by the coding sequence ATGATCGACAAGGTGGCGTGGATCCTGCTGGTGGACGGTCGGGTCCTGGGCACCCGCTCGCACGGCAAGGACGTCTACTACCTGCCCGGCGGCAAGCGCGAGCCCGGCGAGTCCGATCTGGAGACCCTGGTGCGGGAGATCGACGAGGAGCTCGCGGTGCGGATCGACCCGGACACCGCGTCCCCCGCCGGCGTCTTCGAGGCGCAGGCCCATGGCCACGCGGACGGCGTGCTGGTGCGGATGACCTGCTACCGCGCTGGTTACCATGGCACGCTCACCGCGAGCAACGAGATCGCGGAGCTGGCCTGGCTGAGCTACGCCGACCGTGCTCGCGTCTCGCCCGTCGACAAGATCATCTTCGATCGGCTGCACGAGGCCGCGGAACTGCGCTGA
- a CDS encoding Lrp/AsnC family transcriptional regulator, whose product MDAIDRQLVAQLLEDGRLTYQELAKAVRLSANTTADRVRRLHSSGVIRGYHAALDYQAIGRPLILISDLRLREGYDNELFHQNLASIPQIVEAFRTTGEYDYQIRLACTDTGEFERILAALKGELGVREVRSRLLLHDIPLRSARILED is encoded by the coding sequence ATGGACGCCATCGACCGGCAGCTGGTCGCGCAGCTGCTCGAAGACGGCAGGCTGACCTACCAGGAGCTGGCGAAGGCGGTCCGGCTGTCCGCGAACACCACCGCCGACCGGGTGCGCCGGCTGCATTCGTCCGGCGTCATCCGCGGCTACCACGCGGCACTGGACTACCAGGCGATCGGCCGGCCGCTGATCCTGATCAGCGACCTCCGGCTGCGCGAGGGCTACGACAACGAGCTGTTCCACCAGAACCTGGCGAGCATCCCGCAGATCGTGGAGGCCTTCCGGACCACCGGCGAGTACGACTACCAGATCCGGCTGGCCTGCACCGACACCGGCGAGTTCGAGCGGATTCTGGCCGCGCTCAAGGGCGAGCTCGGGGTCCGCGAGGTGCGCAGCCGGCTGCTGCTGCACGACATTCCCCTGCGCAGCGCGCGCATCCTCGAAGACTGA
- a CDS encoding superoxide dismutase family protein, translating to MRIAAMVPVAVFALLAGAGQATAEDTGDSFHIVTASGQFGAYRPDATAVTYRPELVPEGAHVRVFSLSAPTPGTTVALAVRGLEPGHRYGAHVHTKPCGATGDAAGPHYQHLPDPVSPSVDPAYANPHNEIWLDFTASPLGTGLARSRVDWQFTADRRASSVVLHETHTHTDPGHAGTAGARLACVNVSF from the coding sequence ATGCGTATCGCAGCCATGGTGCCGGTCGCCGTGTTCGCCTTGCTGGCCGGAGCGGGTCAGGCCACGGCCGAAGACACCGGCGACAGCTTCCACATCGTCACCGCGAGCGGGCAGTTCGGCGCCTACCGTCCAGACGCCACCGCTGTCACCTACCGGCCCGAGCTGGTGCCGGAAGGCGCGCACGTCAGGGTCTTCTCGCTGTCCGCCCCCACTCCCGGCACCACGGTGGCGCTCGCGGTCCGCGGGCTCGAGCCGGGCCACCGGTACGGCGCGCATGTGCACACCAAACCGTGCGGAGCGACCGGGGACGCGGCGGGACCGCACTACCAGCACCTGCCGGACCCGGTGAGTCCTTCGGTGGACCCGGCCTACGCCAACCCGCACAACGAAATCTGGCTGGACTTCACCGCGAGCCCGCTCGGCACCGGACTCGCGCGGTCACGGGTGGACTGGCAGTTCACCGCGGACCGCCGGGCGAGCTCGGTAGTGCTGCACGAAACGCACACGCACACCGATCCCGGTCACGCCGGCACCGCCGGGGCCCGCCTGGCCTGTGTGAACGTCAGCTTCTGA
- a CDS encoding DMT family transporter, whose amino-acid sequence MNRTADRTWLVAVAAALWGTDGLLRLPLAEALPAGTVVFWEHLLVVLVLSPLIPAAFRALRGGTVREWLAVLVIGGGSSALATALFTAAFRTGDPITPLVLQKLQPVFAVLAAFFVLGERIRPGYALFAAPALVGAWLLAFADPLHIQVSALRGALLAIGAAVLWAAGTVLGRLVSTRLAARDVTVLRFAVGLPVAALIVVVQGDSLAVGWDNALGLGLLALVPGLLALSLYYVGLRSTPAARATLAELAFPVTAALIGVSVLGKTLSGTQWLGLAIVVASVTALGWHEKARRPMVLEPVSAAHRS is encoded by the coding sequence GTGAACCGAACCGCCGATCGCACCTGGCTGGTGGCCGTGGCCGCCGCGTTGTGGGGCACCGATGGTCTGCTCCGGCTGCCGCTGGCCGAGGCGCTGCCGGCCGGCACCGTGGTGTTCTGGGAACACCTGCTGGTGGTGCTCGTGCTGAGCCCGCTGATCCCGGCCGCGTTCCGCGCGCTGCGGGGCGGCACCGTCCGGGAATGGCTGGCCGTGCTGGTGATCGGCGGCGGCTCGTCGGCGCTGGCCACCGCGTTGTTCACCGCGGCCTTCCGGACCGGGGACCCGATCACCCCGCTGGTGCTGCAGAAGCTGCAGCCGGTGTTCGCGGTACTGGCCGCCTTCTTCGTGCTCGGTGAACGGATCCGGCCCGGCTACGCGCTGTTCGCGGCGCCCGCCCTCGTCGGTGCCTGGCTGCTCGCCTTCGCCGACCCGCTGCACATCCAGGTCTCCGCCCTGCGCGGCGCGCTGCTGGCCATCGGCGCCGCGGTGCTGTGGGCGGCCGGCACCGTGCTCGGGCGGCTGGTGTCCACCAGGCTGGCCGCGCGGGACGTGACGGTGCTGCGGTTCGCGGTCGGACTGCCGGTGGCCGCGCTGATCGTGGTGGTGCAGGGCGATTCCCTCGCGGTCGGCTGGGACAACGCGCTCGGCCTCGGTCTGCTCGCGCTGGTGCCCGGCCTGCTGGCGCTGAGCCTGTACTACGTGGGCCTGCGCTCCACTCCGGCCGCCCGCGCGACACTGGCCGAGCTGGCCTTCCCGGTGACCGCGGCGCTGATCGGGGTTTCCGTGCTGGGCAAGACGCTGTCCGGCACCCAATGGCTCGGCCTTGCGATCGTGGTCGCATCGGTGACCGCACTCGGCTGGCACGAAAAAGCCCGCCGCCCCATGGTGCTCGAACCCGTTTCCGCAGCTCACCGGTCGTGA
- a CDS encoding YncE family protein, whose product MITRRSMMKLVGTSGLVAAAGVPEANARTASDVLVLVEKSAHAVSFFDAGSGQRLETVALPEYPHELVVDSRREFAYVGHYGVKMSSTPGAGGAAVFVLDLAARKLVRTIDTQPFNRIHGMGIDAKDRLYALSEEKAVLLGFDNPRTDQAPTRAVPTGGIKTHLFSLSRDGERAYVTGLLSHTVSLVRPHDAAAAPVVVTPGQLPESSCLSRDEKTLYVGARKTPAVVALDARTLAVRKTLKVDGDPLRVYPAAGDQLLVTDIVRNTVTALSADLRPIWSVQLDGIPSAVALHPGKPLAYVSQLGNNRVSVLDLNTRTVIGAFPTGLDPDSAALLPA is encoded by the coding sequence ATGATCACGCGACGCTCGATGATGAAGCTGGTGGGCACGAGCGGGCTGGTGGCCGCGGCGGGCGTGCCGGAAGCCAACGCGCGGACGGCATCTGACGTACTCGTGTTGGTGGAGAAGAGCGCACACGCGGTGAGCTTCTTCGACGCCGGCTCCGGGCAGCGGCTGGAAACCGTCGCACTGCCCGAGTACCCGCACGAGCTGGTGGTGGACTCACGCCGTGAGTTCGCGTATGTCGGGCATTACGGCGTGAAGATGTCGTCGACGCCCGGGGCCGGCGGCGCGGCGGTGTTCGTGCTCGACCTCGCCGCCCGCAAACTGGTCCGGACCATCGACACCCAGCCGTTCAACCGCATCCACGGCATGGGCATCGACGCGAAGGACCGGCTTTACGCGCTGAGCGAGGAAAAGGCCGTCCTGCTCGGCTTCGACAACCCGCGCACCGACCAGGCACCGACGCGCGCCGTGCCCACCGGCGGGATCAAGACGCACCTGTTCTCCCTGAGCCGCGACGGCGAACGGGCCTACGTCACCGGGCTGCTCTCGCACACGGTCAGCCTGGTGCGCCCGCACGACGCGGCCGCCGCGCCGGTGGTGGTCACGCCGGGGCAGCTCCCGGAGAGCAGCTGCCTGAGCCGGGACGAGAAGACCCTCTACGTCGGCGCCCGCAAGACCCCCGCCGTGGTCGCCCTCGACGCCAGGACACTGGCCGTGCGCAAGACCCTCAAGGTGGACGGCGACCCGCTGCGCGTCTACCCGGCCGCCGGCGACCAGCTACTGGTCACCGACATCGTGCGCAACACGGTCACCGCGCTGAGCGCGGACCTCCGGCCGATCTGGTCGGTGCAGCTGGACGGCATCCCGTCCGCGGTGGCGCTGCACCCCGGCAAGCCGCTGGCCTACGTGTCGCAGCTCGGCAACAACCGGGTCTCCGTGCTCGACCTGAACACCCGCACCGTCATCGGCGCCTTCCCCACCGGCCTCGACCCCGACTCCGCCGCCCTACTCCCCGCCTGA